One Pseudomonas entomophila genomic window carries:
- a CDS encoding non-ribosomal peptide synthetase, with translation MNAQDARNLARRFLELPPQKRRIFLQALAREQVDFAQFPLVADVQAPERGLPSYAQQRMWFLWQLEPEGAAYNLPGAVALDGPLDREAMEQALACLGERHQTLACAFHLDGERGLQQVPAAQPMQVLFEDLRALAPAAREAAVRQRAQAQAREPFDLQQGPLWRVRLLQLEAQRHVLLLTLHHIVSDGWSMNVLIDEFIRCYDAFARGQAMPLAPLPLQYADYALWQRAWLEAGEQERQLEYWQAALGDEHPVLELPIDFPRPATPSHRGTRHGFAVDAALAEQLRSFAQQHQASLFMVLLAAFDALLHRYSGQADLRVGVPIANRNRAEVEGLIGFFVNTQVLRCQLDADTTVAQLIAQVRDTALGAQAHQELPFERLVEALKLERSLAHNPLFQVMYNHQPLVTDLTALQTESGIRFGVIEWEGRTTQFDLSLDTWEKGGRLHAALTYADELFAPETIARMAEHWLNLLRAMVADPSQAVSRLPMLGEAELARQLHAWNPAGDGYDSLSRIDQCITQQAQAQPEALALVHGERHYSHAELDRWANRLAQRLVAAGVGPEVRVGVALPRTPQLVVALLAVFKAGGAYVPLDPDYPAERVAYMLEDSAARLVLSDGEVAARLGLQACCEVLLLDGDAQSLATWPAEPPVNRASAQNLAYVIYTSGSTGRPKGVAIAHRNVLALLHWSRQVYRDEDIQGVLASTSICFDLSVWELFVTLAAGGYIVLARNALELPELPARDLVRLVNTVPSAIAALLRGGQLPAGVRIVNLAGEPLKQRLVDELYALPGLEHVYDLYGPSEDTTYSTWTRRQAGGRASIGRPLPHTAAYLLDSQLQPLPQGCGAELYLAGAGITRGYLGRPALTAERFVPDPFAGDGGRLYRTGDLVRYREGGELEYIGRIDHQVKVRGLRIELGEIEARLQAQASVHEVAVLAPDGPSGRQLVAYMVPVDAQLVEDATAQDALRGTLRAALGEHLPDYMVPAAMLFLARLPLTPNGKLDRKALPAPDAVQAQREHVPPSGAREQALAQIWQALLGLEQVGALDNFFELGGDSIVSMQVVSRAREAGLALTPKDIFQFQTIRGLAQVAGQARVQVEQGPASGEVPLTPIQHWFFDQAIPARGHWNQSLLLDAQAPLDADLLAKALEHLLEQHDSLRLRFVEGAQGWRQYYAEQAGEVLWLREAQDDVEALAHCEAAQRSLDLAAGPLLRVMLLTLPEGRQQLLLVLHHLVVDGVSWRVLLDDLQQLYRQLLAGQPACLPMRGSSYQAWARQLHDALPRFSGQLPWWQAQLQAAPVAELPCDNHAGALENRHEQKIESRFDAQLTRELLQVAPAAYRTQVNDLLLTALARVLCRWTAAPGALIELEGHGREDLFDGLDLSRSIGWFTSLHPLLLVPGDEPGAAIVAVKEQLRAVPDKGLGHGLLRHLGDAATRQALAALPQPRVTFNYLGQFDRQFDAQALLRPATASGGQAQDPRAPLANWLTVEGQVYGGELALRWGFSREMFAPARIQALADAFSTELRALVAHCCAQESGQASASDFPLAGLDSAGLDGLPLPVTRLEDLYPLSPMQQGMLFHGLYEAAGGDYINQMRVDVDGLQPQRLRQAWQQAVDAHAILRTGFAWQGELPRPLQMVVRQAELPWRELDWSDRDDLDQALAQLAREDRAAGFDLHCPPLLRLTLVRTGPDRHHLIQTCHHLLLDGWSNSRLLGEVLQRYAGQTPAPAQGRYRDYIQWLQGQDLALSEAFWRDQLAPLETPTRLAHALPAPLAEAGHGDHYQRFTPAFSERLGAFARQQKVTVNTLVQAAWLLLLQRCTGQDCVAFGATVAGRPAQLPGIEQQIGLFINTLPVIARPGLAQRLGDWLQQVQGINLALREHEHTPLYEIQRWSGQGSDALFDTLLVFENYPLSAALAESAQAGVRFGNVGNLERTHYPLTLAVTLGEHLEVHYSYLRAAFVGQAVEALAAQLECLLAQFIEGAEQVLAALDAVPSAARQALLAMPPAITGMEPSPWLHQLIETQAQRTPDAIALIADGQSLSYAWLNSRANQLAHRLVAEGVGPDVLVGIALPRSADLIVGLLAILKAGGAYVPLDPEYPAERLGYMLDDSGVALVLGDARGETLLAGRHARLLRVDQQAFAGDDQGAPQVALDGHNLLCLLYTSGSTGRPKGVSLEHGALLRHLLTMQRFYRIDSADRFLHFASLNFDWGTEQWLLPLISGARCILRGEGLWSTEQALEVIEREQASLVYFPTQYACQMAALAASQGRAPSVRSFNVAGEAFPREGFEQIQAVLRPRYIVNGYGPTETVITPFLWEAEGDTRFTSAYAPIGRPVAGRSAYLLAEGLALQGDGLVGELYIGGCALARGYHARPSMTAERFVPDPFASTPGARLYRSGDLVRRLADGQMEYIGRVDHQVKIRGFRVETGEIEAHLLARDEVAEAAVVAVPGPSGQQLVAYVVPRQGPLAEREAQAQLCEGLRAVLADDLPDYMQPAHWQVLAALPLTPNGKLDRKALPQPDTRLLQQAHVAPRSELECLLAHLWCEVLELPEVGLQDNFFDLGGHSLLATQVISRVRHALGLDLPLRVLFEARDLAQFAAAVERAEAPGQGAPAPVLHALDPRQRQPLSFAQQRLWFLWQLEPHSSMYNIPRALQLDGELDAEAVRQAFQALLARHSVLRTTYLQEGGDSWQQVQPDMTLPFALHDLRELPEAQREAAVAEALDREARAPFDLVNGPLLRVALLRQADRQHLLLVTLHHIVADHWSFGILLREFVALYDAAVAATPASLPAPGLAYLDFAVWQRQWLEAGQLRRQLDYWQRTLGDDHRLTRLPGTAQPGVADGTCQVHAFDFPAPLAEALRACAKARGLTLYMLLLAGFSLVLAQRCDSRRLRLGTDVANRNHAGVEEMVGFFVNQLVLQLELDEQASGAQWLEHCRDVVIGASDHQDLPFDRLVEALRLPRQAGRSPLFAIKFIYQEGSLPMQAPQGLEVTSREAGQGATELDLIAEFVNGADRLTAAFKCDASLFAASDMADLFAQLQGVFERLLAQPEAPLAELLAHAAQVQATATQARQAQLKARHPMRRRARGVELQ, from the coding sequence ATGAATGCACAAGACGCCCGCAACCTTGCCCGCCGATTCCTTGAATTGCCGCCGCAAAAGCGCAGGATCTTCTTGCAGGCACTGGCCCGGGAGCAGGTCGACTTCGCCCAGTTCCCCCTGGTCGCCGATGTGCAGGCGCCCGAGCGCGGCCTACCGTCCTATGCCCAGCAGCGCATGTGGTTCCTCTGGCAGCTGGAGCCCGAGGGCGCGGCCTACAACCTGCCCGGTGCGGTGGCGCTGGACGGGCCGCTGGACCGCGAAGCCATGGAGCAGGCCCTGGCCTGCCTGGGCGAGCGCCACCAGACCTTGGCCTGCGCGTTCCATCTGGATGGCGAGCGCGGCTTGCAGCAGGTGCCGGCGGCGCAGCCGATGCAGGTGCTGTTCGAGGACCTGCGCGCGCTCGCCCCGGCAGCCCGCGAGGCCGCCGTCCGCCAGCGCGCCCAGGCCCAGGCGCGCGAGCCGTTCGACCTGCAGCAGGGGCCGCTGTGGCGGGTGCGCCTGCTGCAACTGGAGGCGCAGCGCCATGTGCTGCTGCTGACCCTGCACCACATCGTCTCCGATGGCTGGTCGATGAACGTGCTGATCGACGAGTTCATTCGCTGCTACGACGCCTTTGCCCGTGGCCAGGCCATGCCGCTGGCGCCGCTGCCGTTGCAGTACGCCGACTATGCGCTGTGGCAGCGCGCCTGGCTCGAGGCCGGCGAGCAGGAGCGCCAGCTGGAGTACTGGCAGGCAGCCCTGGGGGACGAGCACCCGGTGCTGGAACTGCCCATCGATTTCCCGCGCCCGGCCACGCCAAGCCATCGCGGCACGCGCCATGGCTTCGCCGTCGACGCGGCGCTGGCCGAGCAACTGCGCAGCTTCGCCCAGCAGCACCAGGCCAGCCTGTTCATGGTCCTGCTGGCGGCGTTCGACGCCTTGCTCCATCGCTACAGCGGCCAGGCCGACCTGCGCGTCGGGGTGCCCATCGCCAACCGCAACCGCGCCGAGGTCGAAGGGCTGATCGGCTTTTTCGTCAATACCCAGGTGCTGCGCTGCCAGCTGGACGCGGACACCACCGTCGCGCAGCTGATCGCCCAGGTGCGCGACACCGCCCTGGGCGCCCAGGCGCACCAGGAGCTGCCGTTCGAGCGCCTGGTCGAGGCGCTGAAGCTTGAGCGCAGCCTGGCGCACAACCCGCTGTTCCAGGTGATGTACAACCACCAGCCGCTGGTCACCGACCTGACGGCCCTGCAGACCGAATCCGGCATTCGCTTCGGGGTGATCGAGTGGGAAGGGCGCACCACCCAGTTCGACCTGAGCCTGGACACCTGGGAGAAGGGCGGCCGGCTGCACGCGGCGTTGACCTACGCCGACGAACTGTTCGCCCCCGAAACCATCGCACGCATGGCCGAGCACTGGCTCAACCTGCTGCGGGCGATGGTCGCCGACCCGAGCCAGGCCGTTTCGCGGCTGCCGATGCTGGGCGAGGCGGAGCTTGCGCGTCAGTTGCACGCGTGGAACCCGGCAGGCGATGGCTACGACAGCCTGTCGCGCATCGACCAGTGCATCACTCAGCAGGCCCAGGCACAGCCCGAGGCCCTGGCGCTGGTGCACGGCGAGCGTCACTACAGCCATGCCGAGCTCGACCGCTGGGCCAACCGCCTGGCCCAGCGCCTGGTCGCTGCGGGCGTGGGGCCGGAGGTGCGGGTCGGGGTGGCGCTGCCGCGCACGCCGCAACTGGTGGTGGCGCTGCTGGCGGTGTTCAAGGCCGGTGGCGCCTATGTGCCGCTGGACCCGGACTACCCGGCCGAGCGGGTCGCCTACATGCTCGAAGACAGCGCTGCGCGCCTGGTGCTCAGTGACGGCGAAGTCGCCGCGCGTCTGGGGTTGCAGGCATGCTGCGAAGTCTTGTTGCTGGACGGCGACGCGCAGTCCCTCGCGACCTGGCCGGCCGAACCACCGGTCAACCGTGCTTCAGCGCAGAACCTGGCCTATGTGATCTACACCTCCGGCTCCACCGGCCGCCCGAAAGGCGTGGCCATCGCCCATCGCAACGTGTTGGCCTTGCTGCACTGGTCGCGCCAGGTGTACCGCGACGAGGATATCCAGGGCGTGCTGGCGTCCACCTCGATCTGCTTCGACCTGTCGGTATGGGAGTTGTTCGTCACCCTGGCGGCGGGTGGCTACATCGTCCTGGCGCGCAACGCGCTGGAGTTGCCCGAGCTGCCGGCGCGCGACCTGGTGCGCCTGGTCAACACCGTGCCGTCGGCGATCGCCGCGCTGCTGCGTGGCGGGCAACTGCCTGCCGGCGTGCGCATCGTCAACCTGGCCGGCGAGCCGCTCAAGCAGCGTCTGGTCGATGAGCTTTACGCGCTGCCGGGGCTTGAGCACGTCTACGACCTGTATGGCCCCTCCGAGGACACCACCTATTCGACCTGGACCCGCCGCCAGGCCGGGGGCCGCGCCAGCATCGGCCGGCCGCTGCCGCATACCGCGGCCTACCTGCTGGACAGCCAGCTACAGCCTCTGCCCCAGGGCTGCGGCGCCGAGCTGTACCTGGCCGGCGCCGGCATCACCCGTGGCTACCTGGGGCGCCCGGCGCTGACCGCCGAGCGCTTCGTGCCCGACCCGTTCGCCGGCGACGGTGGCCGCCTGTACCGCACGGGCGACCTGGTGCGCTACCGCGAGGGCGGCGAACTGGAGTACATCGGGCGCATCGACCATCAGGTCAAGGTGCGCGGTTTGCGTATCGAGCTGGGCGAGATCGAGGCGCGCTTGCAGGCGCAGGCGAGTGTTCATGAGGTGGCGGTGCTGGCGCCGGACGGGCCCAGTGGTCGCCAGTTGGTGGCCTATATGGTGCCGGTCGATGCCCAGCTGGTCGAGGACGCCACCGCGCAGGACGCCCTGCGTGGCACCCTGCGCGCAGCCCTGGGCGAGCACTTGCCCGACTACATGGTGCCGGCCGCGATGCTGTTCCTCGCACGCCTGCCGCTGACCCCCAACGGCAAGCTTGACCGCAAGGCCCTGCCGGCGCCGGACGCGGTGCAGGCGCAGCGTGAACACGTGCCGCCCAGTGGCGCGCGCGAGCAGGCCCTGGCGCAGATCTGGCAGGCGCTGCTGGGGCTGGAGCAGGTGGGCGCGCTGGACAACTTCTTCGAGCTGGGCGGCGACTCGATCGTCTCCATGCAGGTGGTCAGCCGCGCCCGCGAGGCGGGCCTGGCGCTGACCCCCAAGGATATCTTCCAGTTCCAGACCATCCGTGGCCTGGCCCAGGTCGCCGGCCAGGCCCGGGTGCAGGTGGAGCAGGGGCCGGCCAGCGGCGAGGTGCCGTTGACGCCGATCCAGCACTGGTTCTTCGACCAGGCAATTCCGGCCCGCGGGCACTGGAACCAGTCGCTGCTGCTCGACGCCCAGGCGCCGCTGGACGCCGACCTGCTGGCCAAGGCGCTGGAGCACTTGCTGGAACAGCATGACAGCCTGCGCCTGCGCTTTGTCGAAGGTGCGCAAGGCTGGCGCCAGTACTACGCCGAACAGGCCGGCGAGGTGCTCTGGTTGCGCGAGGCACAGGACGATGTCGAAGCCCTGGCCCACTGCGAAGCGGCCCAGCGCAGCCTGGATCTTGCTGCCGGCCCGTTGTTGCGGGTAATGCTGCTGACCCTGCCCGAGGGCCGCCAGCAGTTGCTGCTGGTGCTGCACCACCTGGTGGTCGATGGCGTGTCCTGGCGCGTGCTGCTCGATGACTTGCAGCAGCTGTACCGTCAACTGCTGGCCGGCCAGCCGGCGTGTCTGCCAATGCGCGGCAGCAGCTACCAGGCCTGGGCCCGCCAGTTGCACGATGCGCTGCCACGCTTCAGCGGCCAACTGCCGTGGTGGCAGGCGCAGTTGCAGGCCGCGCCGGTGGCCGAGCTGCCCTGCGACAACCATGCCGGCGCCCTGGAAAACCGCCACGAACAGAAGATCGAAAGCCGTTTCGACGCACAGCTCACCCGTGAGCTGCTGCAGGTGGCCCCGGCCGCCTACCGGACCCAGGTCAACGACCTGTTGCTGACCGCCCTGGCCCGGGTGCTGTGCCGCTGGACGGCGGCACCCGGCGCGCTGATCGAGCTGGAGGGCCATGGCCGCGAGGACCTGTTCGACGGCCTCGACCTGTCGCGCAGCATCGGCTGGTTCACCAGCCTGCACCCCCTGCTGTTGGTGCCGGGCGACGAGCCTGGCGCGGCGATCGTCGCGGTCAAGGAACAGTTGCGCGCGGTGCCGGACAAGGGCCTTGGCCACGGCCTGCTGCGTCACCTGGGCGATGCCGCGACGCGCCAGGCCCTGGCGGCGCTGCCGCAGCCCCGGGTCACCTTCAATTACCTGGGCCAGTTCGACCGCCAGTTCGACGCGCAGGCGCTGTTGCGGCCCGCCACCGCCAGTGGCGGCCAGGCCCAGGACCCACGGGCGCCGCTGGCCAACTGGCTGACAGTGGAAGGGCAGGTGTACGGCGGCGAGCTGGCCCTGCGCTGGGGCTTCAGCCGCGAGATGTTCGCGCCTGCACGCATCCAGGCCCTGGCCGACGCCTTCAGCACCGAACTGCGCGCCCTAGTGGCGCACTGCTGTGCCCAGGAGTCGGGCCAGGCCAGTGCCTCGGACTTCCCCCTGGCCGGCCTCGACAGCGCAGGCCTGGACGGGTTGCCGCTGCCGGTCACCCGGCTGGAAGACCTCTACCCGCTGTCACCGATGCAGCAGGGCATGCTGTTCCACGGGCTCTACGAAGCCGCCGGTGGCGACTACATCAACCAGATGCGCGTGGACGTCGACGGCCTGCAACCGCAGCGCTTGCGCCAGGCCTGGCAACAGGCGGTGGACGCCCACGCCATCCTGCGCACCGGTTTCGCCTGGCAGGGCGAGCTGCCGCGCCCCTTGCAGATGGTGGTGCGCCAGGCCGAACTGCCTTGGCGCGAGCTGGACTGGAGCGACCGCGACGACCTCGACCAGGCCCTGGCGCAACTGGCCCGGGAAGACCGTGCGGCAGGCTTCGACCTGCATTGCCCGCCGCTGTTGAGGTTGACGTTGGTGCGCACCGGCCCGGACCGGCACCACCTGATCCAGACCTGCCACCACCTGCTGCTCGACGGCTGGAGCAATTCGCGCCTGCTGGGCGAGGTACTGCAACGCTACGCCGGGCAAACGCCAGCGCCGGCCCAGGGGCGCTACCGCGACTACATCCAGTGGCTGCAAGGCCAGGACCTGGCGCTCAGCGAGGCGTTCTGGCGCGACCAGCTGGCGCCGCTGGAAACCCCGACCCGGCTCGCCCACGCCTTGCCCGCGCCGTTGGCCGAGGCCGGCCATGGCGACCATTACCAGCGCTTCACCCCAGCCTTCAGCGAGCGCCTGGGCGCCTTCGCCCGGCAGCAGAAGGTCACGGTCAATACCCTGGTGCAGGCAGCCTGGCTGCTGCTGTTGCAGCGCTGCACCGGCCAGGACTGCGTGGCGTTCGGCGCCACCGTGGCGGGGCGCCCGGCGCAGTTGCCGGGCATCGAGCAGCAGATCGGCCTGTTCATCAACACCCTGCCGGTGATCGCCCGGCCCGGCCTGGCCCAGCGCCTGGGCGACTGGCTGCAGCAGGTACAGGGCATCAACCTGGCCCTGCGCGAGCACGAGCACACGCCGCTGTACGAGATCCAGCGCTGGTCGGGGCAGGGCAGCGATGCGCTGTTCGACACCCTGCTGGTGTTCGAGAACTACCCGCTGTCCGCCGCGCTGGCCGAGTCTGCTCAAGCCGGCGTGCGTTTCGGCAATGTCGGCAACCTTGAGCGCACCCACTACCCGCTGACCCTGGCGGTGACCCTGGGCGAACACCTGGAGGTGCACTACAGCTACCTGCGTGCGGCCTTCGTCGGCCAGGCCGTGGAAGCCCTGGCGGCCCAGCTCGAATGCCTGCTGGCGCAGTTCATCGAAGGCGCCGAACAGGTGCTGGCAGCGCTGGACGCGGTGCCGAGCGCTGCGCGCCAGGCCTTGCTGGCGATGCCGCCGGCTATCACCGGCATGGAACCATCGCCCTGGCTTCATCAGCTGATCGAAACCCAGGCCCAGCGCACACCCGACGCCATCGCCCTGATCGCCGACGGGCAGTCACTGAGCTACGCCTGGCTGAACAGCCGGGCCAACCAGCTGGCGCACCGGCTGGTGGCCGAAGGCGTCGGCCCCGACGTGCTGGTCGGTATCGCCCTGCCGCGCAGCGCCGACCTGATCGTCGGCCTGCTGGCAATTCTCAAGGCGGGTGGCGCCTATGTGCCGCTGGACCCTGAATACCCCGCCGAGCGCCTGGGCTACATGCTCGACGACAGCGGCGTGGCCCTGGTACTGGGCGACGCCCGGGGCGAGACGCTGCTCGCCGGGCGTCACGCGCGGTTGCTGCGGGTCGACCAACAGGCCTTCGCGGGCGATGACCAAGGGGCGCCGCAAGTGGCGCTCGACGGCCACAACCTGCTGTGCCTGCTGTACACCTCCGGTTCGACCGGGCGCCCCAAGGGCGTGTCGCTCGAACACGGCGCGCTGTTGCGCCACCTGCTGACCATGCAGCGCTTCTACCGCATCGACAGCGCCGACCGCTTCCTGCATTTCGCCTCGCTGAACTTCGACTGGGGCACCGAGCAGTGGCTGTTGCCGCTGATCAGCGGCGCCCGTTGCATCCTGCGCGGCGAGGGGCTGTGGAGCACCGAGCAGGCGCTGGAAGTCATCGAGCGCGAGCAGGCCAGCCTGGTCTATTTCCCCACCCAGTACGCCTGCCAGATGGCCGCATTGGCCGCAAGCCAGGGGCGGGCGCCGTCGGTGCGTTCGTTCAACGTGGCCGGCGAGGCCTTCCCGCGCGAAGGTTTCGAGCAGATCCAGGCGGTGCTGCGGCCGCGCTACATCGTCAACGGCTACGGCCCCACCGAGACGGTGATCACGCCGTTCCTGTGGGAGGCCGAAGGCGACACCCGCTTCACCTCGGCCTACGCGCCGATCGGCCGGCCGGTGGCCGGGCGCAGCGCCTACCTGCTGGCCGAAGGCCTGGCATTGCAAGGGGATGGCCTGGTGGGCGAACTCTACATCGGCGGCTGCGCCCTGGCCCGTGGCTACCACGCAAGGCCTTCGATGACCGCCGAACGCTTCGTCCCCGACCCGTTCGCCAGCACCCCAGGCGCGCGCCTGTACCGCAGTGGCGACCTGGTGCGGCGCCTGGCCGACGGCCAGATGGAGTACATCGGGCGGGTCGATCACCAGGTCAAGATCCGTGGTTTCCGGGTCGAGACCGGCGAGATCGAGGCGCACCTGCTGGCCCGGGACGAGGTCGCCGAGGCGGCGGTGGTCGCGGTGCCGGGGCCATCCGGCCAGCAACTGGTGGCCTACGTGGTGCCGCGCCAGGGCCCGCTGGCCGAGCGCGAGGCCCAGGCCCAGTTGTGCGAAGGGTTGCGCGCGGTGCTGGCCGACGACCTGCCGGACTACATGCAGCCGGCCCACTGGCAGGTGCTGGCGGCGTTGCCGCTGACGCCCAATGGCAAGCTCGACCGCAAGGCCCTGCCGCAGCCCGACACGCGCCTGCTGCAACAAGCCCACGTGGCCCCGCGCAGCGAGCTGGAATGCCTGCTGGCGCATCTCTGGTGCGAGGTGCTGGAACTGCCGGAAGTCGGCTTGCAGGACAACTTCTTCGACCTGGGCGGCCACTCGTTGCTGGCCACCCAGGTGATCAGCCGGGTGCGCCACGCCCTGGGGCTCGACCTGCCGCTGCGGGTGCTGTTCGAGGCCCGCGACCTGGCCCAGTTCGCCGCCGCCGTCGAGCGCGCCGAGGCGCCGGGGCAGGGCGCGCCGGCCCCTGTGCTGCACGCGCTCGATCCGCGCCAGCGCCAGCCGTTGTCGTTCGCCCAGCAGCGCCTGTGGTTCCTCTGGCAATTGGAACCGCACAGCTCGATGTACAACATTCCGCGAGCCTTGCAGCTCGATGGCGAGCTGGATGCCGAGGCCGTGCGCCAGGCCTTCCAGGCCCTGTTGGCGCGTCATTCGGTGCTGCGCACCACTTACCTCCAGGAGGGCGGCGACAGCTGGCAGCAGGTGCAGCCGGACATGACACTGCCGTTCGCCCTGCACGACCTGCGCGAACTGCCCGAGGCGCAGCGCGAGGCCGCCGTGGCCGAGGCGCTGGACCGTGAGGCCCGCGCGCCGTTCGACCTGGTCAACGGCCCGCTGCTGCGCGTGGCCCTGCTGCGCCAGGCCGACCGCCAGCACCTGCTGCTGGTGACCTTGCACCATATCGTCGCCGACCACTGGTCGTTCGGCATCCTGCTGCGCGAGTTCGTCGCCCTCTATGACGCCGCCGTTGCCGCCACGCCGGCAAGCCTGCCGGCGCCGGGCCTGGCTTATCTCGACTTCGCCGTGTGGCAGCGGCAGTGGCTGGAGGCCGGGCAGCTGCGCCGCCAGCTGGACTACTGGCAGCGCACCCTGGGCGACGACCATCGCCTCACGCGCCTGCCGGGCACGGCCCAGCCCGGCGTCGCCGACGGCACCTGCCAGGTGCACGCCTTCGACTTCCCGGCGCCCCTGGCCGAGGCCCTGCGCGCCTGCGCCAAGGCCCGTGGCCTGACCCTGTACATGCTGTTGCTGGCAGGCTTCTCGCTGGTACTGGCGCAGCGTTGCGACAGCCGCCGCCTGCGCCTGGGCACCGACGTGGCCAACCGCAACCACGCCGGGGTTGAAGAAATGGTCGGCTTCTTCGTTAACCAACTGGTACTGCAGCTCGAGCTGGACGAGCAGGCCAGTGGCGCGCAGTGGCTGGAACACTGCCGCGACGTGGTGATCGGCGCGTCCGACCACCAGGACCTGCCCTTCGACCGTTTGGTCGAGGCCCTGCGTTTGCCGCGCCAGGCCGGGCGTTCGCCGCTGTTCGCGATCAAGTTCATCTACCAGGAAGGCAGCCTGCCGATGCAGGCGCCGCAGGGTTTGGAGGTGACCAGCCGCGAAGCCGGGCAGGGCGCCACAGAGCTGGACCTGATCGCCGAGTTCGTCAACGGCGCCGACCGCCTCACCGCGGCCTTCAAGTGCGACGCCAGCCTGTTCGCCGCCAGCGACATGGCCGACCTGTTCGCCCAGCTGCAAGGGGTGTTCGAGCGCTTGCTGGCCCAGCCCGAGGCGCCGCTGGCCGAGCTGCTGGCCCATGCCGCGCAGGTCCAGGCCACGGCCACGCAGGCGCGCCAGGCGCAGCTCAAGGCCCGGCACCCGATGCGCCGGCGCGCACGCGGGGTCGAGTTGCAGTAG
- a CDS encoding PepSY-associated TM helix domain-containing protein → MARQPKKSKSKLWFLVHSWLALPIWFFVLIVCFTGMLAVVSQEIVWLANPDVRASKPDDTAQRLSFQQVLDALHKAEPDMAVRFLNQPDGSHFALNAGVTFPDGSSPTLYVNPYTGAIQGKSPDFNFEAFTRALHGWWLVPFTNGYSWGWYLVSLLGLPMLASLVTGLVVYKKFWKGFFKLPRRSHGPRIFWGDLHRLVGVWSIWFVATISITGTWFLIQAVLKDNHISFTTEPVVPVIAREQVPLSADGSPAPRIDLDEATRIAQGNIPGLEVSFISVPATAYSHVSLGGRSWYPLMIQTAAVNPYTRAVDSQFLLGDRSALEFVTESMRPLHTGDFGGLPIKLIWAFFGLLLSLMVFSGLLIWTKRTAQATAAALKREERPRQAQAASVLEAKP, encoded by the coding sequence ATGGCCCGACAACCGAAAAAATCCAAGTCCAAACTGTGGTTCCTGGTGCACAGCTGGCTGGCCCTGCCGATCTGGTTCTTCGTCCTGATCGTCTGTTTCACCGGCATGCTCGCGGTGGTCAGCCAGGAGATCGTCTGGCTCGCCAACCCCGATGTGCGCGCCAGCAAGCCCGACGACACAGCCCAGCGCCTGAGCTTCCAGCAGGTGCTCGACGCCCTGCACAAGGCCGAGCCGGACATGGCCGTGCGCTTTCTCAACCAGCCCGACGGCTCGCACTTCGCCCTCAACGCCGGGGTAACCTTCCCCGACGGCAGCTCGCCGACGCTGTACGTCAACCCCTATACCGGCGCCATCCAGGGCAAGAGCCCGGACTTCAACTTCGAGGCCTTCACCCGCGCCCTGCACGGCTGGTGGCTGGTGCCTTTCACCAACGGCTACAGCTGGGGCTGGTACCTGGTCTCGCTGCTGGGCCTGCCGATGCTGGCGTCGCTGGTGACCGGGCTGGTGGTGTACAAGAAGTTCTGGAAGGGCTTCTTCAAGCTGCCCCGGCGCAGCCACGGCCCACGCATCTTCTGGGGTGACCTGCACCGCCTGGTGGGCGTGTGGTCGATCTGGTTCGTCGCCACCATCTCGATCACCGGCACCTGGTTCCTGATCCAGGCGGTGCTGAAGGACAACCACATCAGCTTCACCACCGAGCCCGTGGTGCCGGTCATCGCTCGCGAACAGGTACCGCTCAGCGCGGACGGCTCGCCGGCCCCGCGCATCGACCTGGACGAGGCCACGCGCATCGCCCAGGGCAACATTCCAGGCCTCGAGGTGAGCTTCATCTCGGTGCCGGCCACCGCCTACAGCCATGTCAGCCTGGGTGGGCGCAGCTGGTACCCGCTGATGATCCAGACCGCCGCGGTCAACCCCTACACCCGCGCCGTCGACAGCCAGTTCCTGCTCGGCGACCGTTCGGCCCTGGAGTTCGTCACCGAATCCATGCGCCCGCTGCACACCGGCGACTTCGGCGGCCTGCCGATCAAGCTGATCTGGGCGTTCTTCGGTTTGCTGCTGTCGCTGATGGTGTTCAGCGGCCTGCTGATCTGGACCAAGCGCACCGCCCAGGCCACCGCGGCGGCGCTCAAGCGTGAGGAGCGCCCGCGCCAGGCGCAGGCGGCCAGCGTATTGGAGGCCAAGCCATGA
- a CDS encoding thiamine pyrophosphate-binding protein, whose amino-acid sequence MNQAHAAHHGPLKRCWLKWRFHLNILLLLIPLGFMPKYFADARLIRGDSGLGANQVDAIQVGPYSLDLAELRDEAPRADGPAGYFKVFNAALCKACIGPVKAVYLRIGKPRSLRAAGTLFFGAPYRMGTSLPIPPRTPADAQIWITIEGWDGSMHQGSVALAKASPATAAWLEKQGGKP is encoded by the coding sequence ATGAACCAGGCCCATGCAGCACACCACGGCCCGCTCAAGCGCTGCTGGCTGAAGTGGCGCTTCCACCTGAACATCCTGCTGCTGCTCATCCCCCTGGGCTTCATGCCCAAGTACTTTGCCGACGCCAGGCTGATCCGCGGCGACAGCGGCCTGGGCGCGAACCAAGTCGATGCCATCCAGGTCGGCCCCTACAGCCTGGACCTGGCCGAGCTGCGCGACGAGGCCCCGCGCGCCGATGGCCCGGCCGGCTATTTCAAGGTGTTCAACGCGGCCTTGTGCAAGGCCTGCATCGGCCCGGTCAAGGCCGTCTACCTGCGCATCGGCAAGCCGCGCAGCCTGCGCGCCGCCGGCACGCTGTTCTTCGGCGCGCCGTACCGCATGGGCACCTCGCTGCCGATTCCGCCGCGCACCCCGGCCGACGCGCAGATCTGGATCACCATCGAAGGCTGGGACGGCAGCATGCACCAGGGTTCGGTGGCCCTGGCCAAGGCATCGCCGGCCACCGCGGCCTGGCTCGAGAAACAAGGAGGCAAACCATGA